A window from Nocardioides mesophilus encodes these proteins:
- a CDS encoding DUF4192 domain-containing protein, with the protein MTETTILRAKSPTDLLACVPMLLGFHPERSVVMLSTGPARVPIHARVDLPADAAADEEIEDLAEELAGVAYANGVLTVAVLLYTDDELLAHAVGTRLARHLGVARVELLTVVRADGARWFQHDEDGSLLPGHGTAYDLATHPFTVQALVRGRVVHPSRAALRDSLAPTHPETLEQVRREAAAHEDRLSAAARRPPGSPAPARLREHLVAEGRWVQRRVRRFVDDRESLSAADTGRLLTALRTIEIRDVAWAEITHESVDRHVDLWRDVVRHSPRELLAAPAALLAFAAWISGDGALAWCAVDRCHEADPGYSMAGLVTQTLAAAVPPRSWRPLDPGGLSLFAD; encoded by the coding sequence ATGACCGAGACCACCATCCTGCGGGCCAAGAGCCCCACCGACCTGCTCGCCTGCGTCCCCATGCTGCTCGGGTTCCATCCCGAGCGCTCGGTGGTGATGCTCAGCACCGGACCGGCCCGGGTGCCGATCCACGCCAGGGTCGACCTGCCCGCCGACGCCGCAGCCGACGAGGAGATCGAGGACCTCGCCGAGGAGCTCGCCGGCGTCGCCTACGCCAACGGGGTCCTGACCGTGGCTGTGCTGCTCTACACCGACGACGAGCTGCTCGCGCACGCGGTCGGCACCCGGCTGGCCCGTCATCTCGGCGTCGCGCGGGTCGAGCTGCTCACGGTGGTCCGCGCCGACGGGGCCCGGTGGTTCCAGCACGACGAGGACGGCTCCCTCCTCCCCGGACACGGCACCGCCTACGACCTCGCCACGCACCCGTTCACGGTGCAGGCCCTGGTCCGGGGCCGGGTGGTGCACCCGAGCCGCGCCGCGCTGCGCGACTCGCTCGCCCCGACCCACCCGGAAACGCTGGAGCAGGTCCGCCGGGAGGCCGCGGCGCACGAGGACCGGCTCTCCGCCGCGGCCCGGCGACCACCCGGGTCGCCGGCCCCTGCGCGCCTGCGCGAGCACCTGGTGGCGGAGGGGCGCTGGGTGCAGCGACGCGTCCGCCGCTTCGTCGACGACCGGGAGAGCCTCTCCGCCGCCGACACCGGTCGGCTGCTGACGGCGTTGCGCACCATCGAGATCCGCGATGTCGCCTGGGCCGAGATCACGCATGAGTCGGTCGACAGGCACGTCGACCTGTGGCGAGACGTCGTCCGGCACAGCCCGCGCGAGCTGCTGGCCGCCCCGGCCGCGCTGCTCGCCTTCGCTGCCTGGATCTCCGGTGACGGCGCCCTCGCCTGGTGCGCGGTCGACCGGTGCCACGAGGCCGACCCGGGCTACAGCATGGCCGGGCTTGTCACGCAGACACTCGCCGCCGCGGTGCCCCCGCGCTCGTGGCGTCCGTTGGACCCGGGTGGGCTGAGCCTGTTCGCGGACTGA
- a CDS encoding DNA polymerase IV: MRAEATILHVDLDAFFAAVEQRDKPSLRGKPVIVGGVGGRGVVATASYEARVYGVRSAMSSAEARSRCPHAAFLTGRFDAYRASSAQVMALLRRLSPLVEPLSLDEAFVDLAAADLDDRSVAGVTRVAEQLKADVAEVTGGLCGSIGVASSKLVAKIASDLEKPDGLVVVPPGTERDLLRPMKVGVIPGVGPATAERLRRVGVRTVAELEQLSVEELVRQLGQAHGTSLFHLARAQDDRAVVAEREAKSVSAEDTYDTDLVDRRLLEGLLERQATKVTERLRKARLSGRTVTVKIRLHDFSTHTRSATLPAPTDSTRVVARLARTLLTEVDTSGGVRLLGVGVSGLADWIQEDLFETEDPEPDTAPLPAVDLDRVTRSRQWSPGMDVEHAEHGAGWVWGSGIGRVTVRFETAETGPGPVRTFRADDPALRPRRVAPPDDAVADADAEGAGAAAGADQRGGAEPE, encoded by the coding sequence GTGCGTGCCGAAGCGACGATCCTCCACGTCGACCTCGACGCGTTCTTCGCCGCGGTCGAGCAGCGGGACAAGCCGTCGTTGCGGGGCAAGCCGGTGATCGTCGGTGGTGTCGGCGGACGTGGCGTGGTGGCCACCGCGTCGTACGAGGCGCGGGTGTACGGCGTCCGGTCGGCGATGTCGAGCGCGGAGGCGCGGTCCCGGTGCCCGCACGCCGCCTTCCTCACCGGCCGCTTCGACGCCTACCGCGCCAGCAGCGCCCAGGTGATGGCGCTGCTGCGCCGGCTCTCGCCGCTCGTGGAGCCGCTCTCGCTGGACGAGGCGTTCGTCGACCTCGCCGCCGCCGACCTGGACGACCGGTCGGTGGCCGGCGTCACCCGGGTCGCCGAGCAGCTGAAGGCCGACGTCGCCGAGGTCACCGGCGGCCTGTGCGGCTCGATCGGCGTGGCCTCCTCGAAGCTGGTCGCCAAGATCGCCAGCGACCTGGAGAAGCCGGACGGCCTGGTGGTGGTCCCGCCCGGCACCGAGCGGGACCTGCTCCGGCCGATGAAGGTCGGCGTGATCCCGGGCGTCGGCCCCGCCACCGCCGAGCGGCTGCGGCGGGTCGGCGTGCGGACCGTGGCCGAGCTCGAACAGCTCTCCGTCGAGGAGCTCGTCCGGCAGCTCGGCCAGGCGCACGGGACCTCGCTGTTCCACCTGGCCCGGGCCCAGGACGACCGCGCCGTCGTCGCCGAGCGCGAGGCGAAGTCGGTGAGCGCCGAGGACACCTACGACACCGACCTGGTGGACCGTCGGCTGCTGGAGGGCCTGCTGGAGCGCCAGGCGACCAAGGTGACCGAGCGGCTGCGCAAGGCGCGGCTCTCCGGCCGGACCGTGACGGTCAAGATCCGGTTGCACGACTTCAGCACCCATACCCGCTCCGCCACCTTGCCGGCCCCCACGGACTCCACCCGGGTGGTCGCCCGGCTGGCCCGCACGCTCCTCACCGAGGTGGACACCTCCGGAGGGGTCCGGCTGCTCGGCGTCGGGGTCTCCGGCCTGGCCGACTGGATCCAGGAGGACCTGTTCGAGACCGAGGACCCGGAGCCGGACACCGCGCCGCTGCCGGCGGTGGACCTCGACCGGGTGACCCGCTCACGGCAGTGGTCCCCGGGGATGGACGTCGAGCACGCCGAGCACGGCGCCGGCTGGGTCTGGGGCTCGGGCATCGGTCGGGTGACGGTCCGGTTCGAGACCGCCGAGACCGGGCCCGGGCCGGTGCGGACGTTCCGCGCCGACGACCCGGCGCTGCGCCCGCGCCGGGTCGCGCCACCCGACGACGCCGTCGCCGACGCCGACGCCGAAGGTGCCGGTGCCGCTGCCGGTGCCGATCAGCGGGGCGGTGCAGAACCCGAGTGA
- a CDS encoding S9 family peptidase, whose translation MPVTPALPDQPDSTDRTERTERSASPGAGPDDVRRPEPPVARTVPATRTFHGDTVIDEYEWLRSKDDPEVLAYLEAENAYTEARTGHLAGLRERIFEEIRSRTQETDLSVPARIGRYWYYSRTVEGQQYGLSCRCPAQGPDDWTPPRLSAGVDVPGEEVLLDVNELAAGHDFFSLGTASVSPDGSLLAYSTDTVGNERFTLKVKDLGTGTLLADEIPNILGPAVWDHAGTTLFYTTVDDSWRPDKVWRHRLGTPVADDVLVHHEADERFWTSIGRSRSDRLLVIGSGSKTTTEYRVLDADDPTGEFRVVAPRRQGVEYGVVHAVIGGEDCLLVLHNEDALNYQVSRAPWDATSADQWEPLIPHDPAVRLEDVDAFAGHLVISQRSDGLTQLRIIELTEEGLGEDYLIPFDEPVYTVGAGSNPEFHQPTVRLGYTTMATPPAVYDYDVASRELRLLKQTPVLGDFDPDRYEQHRLWATADDGVRVPISMVCPTDAPRDGTMPVLLYGYGSYEDSMDPYFTISRLSLLDRGVGFAIAHVRGGGEMGRQWYDEGKMLHKRNTFTDFVACARHLADEGWTAADRLVAEGGSAGGLLMGAVANLAPEAFAGIVADVAFVDPLTSILDPTLPLTVIEWEEWGNPLEDPEVYAYMKSYSPYENVEAKRYPPILAETSLNDTRVLYVEPAKWVARLRATALNPEDVLLKIEMSAGHGGVSGRYNAWRDRAFSLAWILDRLGRA comes from the coding sequence ATGCCCGTGACGCCTGCGCTTCCCGACCAGCCCGACAGCACCGACCGCACCGAGCGCACCGAGCGCTCCGCCTCCCCCGGCGCCGGCCCCGACGACGTACGCCGTCCGGAGCCGCCGGTGGCCCGGACCGTGCCGGCGACGCGCACCTTCCACGGCGACACGGTCATCGACGAGTACGAGTGGCTGCGGAGCAAGGACGACCCCGAGGTCCTCGCCTACCTGGAGGCCGAGAACGCCTACACCGAGGCACGCACGGGGCACCTGGCCGGCCTGCGGGAGCGGATCTTCGAGGAGATCCGCAGCCGCACCCAGGAGACCGATCTCTCGGTGCCGGCCCGGATCGGCCGCTACTGGTACTACAGCCGCACGGTCGAGGGCCAGCAGTACGGCCTGAGCTGTCGCTGCCCCGCGCAGGGCCCTGACGACTGGACCCCGCCGCGACTCAGCGCCGGGGTCGACGTGCCGGGCGAGGAGGTGCTGCTCGACGTCAACGAGCTCGCCGCGGGCCACGACTTCTTCTCGCTCGGCACCGCCTCGGTCAGCCCGGACGGCTCCCTGCTCGCCTACTCCACCGACACCGTCGGCAACGAGCGGTTCACGCTGAAGGTCAAGGACCTGGGCACGGGCACCCTGCTGGCCGACGAGATCCCCAACATCCTCGGCCCGGCGGTGTGGGACCACGCCGGCACGACGCTGTTCTACACCACCGTCGACGACTCCTGGCGCCCCGACAAGGTGTGGCGGCACCGGCTCGGCACGCCGGTCGCCGACGACGTACTGGTCCACCACGAGGCCGACGAGCGGTTCTGGACCTCGATCGGACGCAGCCGCAGCGACCGGCTGCTGGTGATCGGCTCGGGCTCGAAGACCACCACCGAGTACCGCGTCCTGGACGCCGACGACCCGACCGGCGAGTTCCGGGTGGTCGCCCCGCGCCGGCAGGGCGTGGAGTACGGCGTCGTGCACGCCGTGATCGGCGGCGAGGACTGCCTGCTGGTGCTGCACAACGAGGACGCGCTCAACTACCAGGTCTCCCGGGCGCCGTGGGACGCGACCTCCGCGGACCAGTGGGAGCCGCTGATCCCCCACGACCCGGCCGTGCGGCTCGAGGACGTCGACGCCTTCGCCGGCCACCTGGTGATCAGCCAGCGCAGCGACGGCCTCACCCAGCTGCGGATCATCGAGCTGACCGAGGAGGGGCTCGGCGAGGACTACCTGATCCCGTTCGACGAGCCGGTCTACACCGTCGGCGCGGGCAGCAACCCGGAGTTCCACCAGCCCACCGTGCGGCTGGGCTACACCACGATGGCGACCCCGCCGGCGGTCTACGACTACGACGTCGCCAGCCGCGAGCTGCGGCTGCTCAAGCAGACCCCGGTCCTCGGCGACTTCGACCCCGACCGCTACGAGCAGCACCGGCTGTGGGCCACCGCCGACGACGGCGTCCGCGTCCCGATCTCGATGGTCTGCCCCACGGACGCCCCTAGGGACGGCACAATGCCGGTGCTGCTCTACGGCTACGGCTCCTACGAGGACTCGATGGACCCGTACTTCACGATCTCCCGGCTGAGCCTGCTCGACCGCGGCGTCGGCTTCGCGATCGCGCACGTGCGCGGCGGCGGCGAGATGGGCCGGCAGTGGTACGACGAGGGGAAGATGCTGCACAAGCGCAACACCTTCACCGACTTCGTGGCCTGTGCCCGGCACCTCGCCGACGAGGGCTGGACCGCGGCGGACCGGCTGGTCGCCGAGGGGGGCAGCGCCGGCGGCCTGCTGATGGGCGCGGTGGCGAACCTTGCTCCCGAGGCCTTCGCCGGCATCGTCGCCGACGTCGCGTTCGTCGACCCGCTGACCAGCATCCTCGACCCGACGCTGCCGCTGACCGTGATCGAGTGGGAGGAGTGGGGCAACCCGCTCGAGGACCCCGAGGTCTACGCCTACATGAAGTCCTACAGCCCCTACGAGAACGTGGAGGCCAAGCGCTACCCGCCGATCCTGGCCGAGACCTCGCTCAACGACACCCGGGTGCTCTACGTCGAGCCGGCCAAGTGGGTGGCCCGGCTCCGGGCGACCGCGCTGAACCCCGAGGACGTGCTGCTCAAGATCGAGATGTCGGCCGGCCACGGCGGCGTCAGCGGCCGCTACAACGCGTGGCGGGACCGGGCGTTCAGCCTCGCGTGGATCCTCGACCGGCTGGGCCGCGCCTGA
- a CDS encoding sigma-70 family RNA polymerase sigma factor yields the protein MYLDEIARTPLLDAVTEVELSKAIEAGLLAQHLLDEGRVGRRKGGAPKYATQEELEWLVEEGERAVQQFIEANLRLVVSIARKYGRSQMPMLDLVQEGNTGLIRAVEKFDYRKGFKFSTYATWWVRQAITRGIAQQARVVRLPVHVVEELNQVGAARRTLERQLGRDPEPEEIAQELGMDFDRVLDLMSWGREHVSLDTPVDENGDTSLGDLIAQETAPGPDSTFLDVESRDRLSTLVELLDDRAADIIRSRYGLADGRQHKLADIGAKHGISAERVRQLEREALQKLRTLADPDLAA from the coding sequence ATGTACCTCGACGAGATCGCGCGTACTCCGCTGCTTGACGCCGTCACCGAGGTCGAGCTGAGCAAGGCCATCGAGGCCGGGCTGCTCGCCCAGCACCTGCTCGACGAGGGTCGGGTCGGTCGCCGCAAGGGTGGTGCGCCGAAGTACGCCACCCAGGAAGAGCTGGAGTGGCTGGTCGAGGAGGGCGAGCGCGCCGTCCAGCAGTTCATCGAGGCCAACCTGCGGCTCGTGGTCTCCATCGCCCGCAAGTACGGCCGGAGCCAGATGCCGATGCTGGACCTGGTCCAGGAGGGCAACACCGGCCTGATCCGTGCGGTCGAGAAGTTCGACTACCGCAAGGGTTTCAAGTTCTCCACCTACGCCACCTGGTGGGTCCGCCAGGCGATCACCCGCGGCATCGCGCAGCAGGCCCGCGTGGTGCGGCTGCCGGTGCACGTCGTCGAGGAGCTGAACCAGGTCGGTGCGGCACGCCGTACCCTCGAGCGCCAGCTCGGCCGGGACCCGGAGCCGGAGGAGATCGCCCAGGAGCTGGGCATGGACTTCGACCGGGTGCTGGACCTGATGAGCTGGGGCCGTGAGCACGTCAGCCTCGACACCCCGGTGGACGAGAACGGCGATACCTCGCTGGGCGACCTCATCGCCCAGGAGACCGCTCCGGGACCGGACAGCACCTTCCTCGACGTCGAGTCGCGGGACCGGCTGAGCACCCTGGTCGAGCTCCTCGACGACCGGGCGGCCGACATCATCCGGTCGCGCTACGGCCTGGCCGACGGTCGTCAGCACAAGCTCGCCGACATCGGCGCCAAGCACGGCATCTCCGCCGAGCGGGTGCGCCAGCTCGAGCGGGAGGCGCTGCAGAAGCTCCGCACGCTGGCCGATCCCGACCTGGCCGCCTGA
- the coaE gene encoding dephospho-CoA kinase, which translates to MRVGLTGGVASGKSTAAAILRELGAVVVDADVLAREVVAPGTDGLRRVVAEFGSGVLTADGELDRPAVGALVFADPDARRRLEAIIHPLVRARAAEIEAQAPAGAVVVHDIPLLTETGQAGGFDAVLVVDVPEETQVRRMVADRGMSPEDAGARIAAQATRAQRREVATYVLDNTGTREDLRDRVTEVFGELVRRAG; encoded by the coding sequence GTGAGAGTCGGACTGACCGGGGGAGTGGCCTCGGGGAAGAGCACCGCGGCGGCGATCCTGCGCGAGCTGGGGGCGGTGGTGGTCGACGCGGACGTCCTGGCGCGTGAGGTGGTGGCGCCGGGCACCGACGGGCTGCGCCGCGTCGTCGCCGAGTTCGGGTCCGGGGTGCTGACCGCCGACGGCGAGCTGGACCGGCCGGCGGTGGGGGCGCTGGTCTTCGCCGACCCCGACGCCCGGAGGCGGCTGGAGGCCATCATCCACCCGCTGGTGCGGGCCCGGGCCGCCGAGATCGAGGCGCAGGCCCCGGCGGGTGCCGTGGTGGTCCACGACATCCCGCTGCTCACCGAGACCGGTCAGGCCGGCGGCTTCGACGCCGTCCTGGTGGTCGACGTGCCCGAGGAGACCCAGGTGCGACGGATGGTCGCGGACCGCGGCATGTCGCCCGAGGACGCCGGGGCCCGGATCGCGGCACAGGCCACGCGGGCGCAGCGTCGGGAGGTGGCGACGTACGTCCTGGACAACACCGGGACGCGCGAAGACCTCCGCGACAGGGTCACGGAGGTCTTCGGCGAGCTGGTACGACGGGCCGGCTGA